The following are from one region of the Actinopolyspora halophila DSM 43834 genome:
- a CDS encoding GDSL-type esterase/lipase family protein, producing the protein MVSPSSDASARQERSEDGGWITTPVTADLLRGALDLERTEHGVLPHRLPARARAQCADGQLAMAEAQPSGVRLVLRTRATTVELDTLPTKMAYQGAPPRPDGVYDLLVDGGLAARTSVSGGDLRTVDMTTGSVETRTGPVGTARFSGLSAEPKDLEIWLPYSEITQLVELRTDAPVEAVPDRGRQVWLHHGSSISHGSDAASPTTTWPALAASRGGVELINLGLGGSALLDPFTARALRDTPAELISVKIGINLVNTDLMRLRAFTPAVHGFLDTVREGHPNTPLLVASPVHCPIHEDTPGPSVPDFEDLEAGKLSFRAGGDPAERAAGKLTLNVIREELARIVKQRAADDPNLHYLDGRELYGEADTAELPLPDQLHPDAATHHRIGERFAERIFGTGGPFAARDD; encoded by the coding sequence ATGGTTTCCCCAAGCAGTGACGCCTCGGCGCGCCAGGAGCGGAGCGAGGACGGAGGCTGGATCACCACACCCGTCACCGCGGACCTGCTGCGCGGTGCGCTCGACCTGGAACGCACCGAGCACGGGGTGCTGCCGCATCGACTTCCCGCCCGGGCGCGCGCCCAGTGCGCCGACGGGCAGCTGGCCATGGCGGAGGCCCAGCCCTCCGGCGTGCGACTGGTCCTGCGCACCCGAGCCACCACCGTGGAGCTGGACACGCTGCCCACCAAGATGGCTTATCAGGGGGCGCCACCCCGACCGGACGGCGTGTACGACCTGCTCGTCGACGGCGGTCTGGCCGCCCGGACCAGCGTGTCCGGTGGCGATCTCAGGACCGTGGACATGACCACCGGCTCCGTCGAGACCCGGACCGGCCCGGTCGGTACGGCCCGTTTTTCCGGTCTTTCCGCCGAGCCGAAAGACCTGGAGATCTGGCTGCCGTACAGCGAGATCACCCAGCTGGTCGAACTGCGCACCGACGCCCCCGTCGAAGCCGTGCCGGACCGGGGGCGGCAAGTGTGGCTGCACCACGGCAGCTCGATCAGCCACGGCTCCGACGCGGCGAGCCCCACCACGACCTGGCCTGCGCTGGCGGCTTCCCGCGGCGGGGTGGAACTGATCAACCTGGGGCTGGGCGGCAGCGCGCTGCTCGACCCGTTCACCGCTCGTGCCCTGCGCGACACCCCGGCGGAGCTGATCAGCGTCAAGATCGGCATCAATCTGGTCAACACCGATCTGATGCGGCTGCGCGCCTTCACGCCTGCCGTGCACGGCTTCCTCGACACCGTCCGCGAGGGCCATCCCAACACCCCGTTGCTGGTCGCCTCCCCCGTCCACTGCCCCATTCACGAGGACACGCCCGGCCCCAGCGTCCCGGACTTCGAGGACCTCGAAGCCGGGAAGCTCAGTTTCCGGGCCGGCGGTGACCCGGCGGAACGTGCCGCGGGCAAGCTGACACTCAACGTCATTCGCGAGGAGCTCGCCCGCATCGTGAAGCAGCGGGCGGCCGACGACCCGAACCTGCACTACCTCGACGGCCGGGAGCTCTACGGCGAAGCGGACACCGCCGAACTGCCGCTGCCCGATCAGCTTCACCCGGACGCCGCCACACACCACCGCATCGGTGAACGCTTCGCCGAACGGATCTTCGGTACCGGCGGTCCCTTCGCCGCGCGCGACGACTGA
- a CDS encoding DUF2599 domain-containing protein translates to MSAHVTAPRSVRRFALVAATALAASLLGTTPVTAREHTTRLPPDQDRRSCGSLLIKRASVTPQQNDGMFTVNLVPEIDGPKPPVDLAWSDLRNCVTFPNQKTLRHQFDCHALGNFTSDDPVWNLESDRAPNGDWWNDVRQHKCNWGSSDGGGSSH, encoded by the coding sequence ATGTCTGCTCACGTAACGGCCCCTCGCTCGGTCAGACGGTTCGCGCTGGTCGCGGCCACCGCTCTGGCCGCCTCCCTGCTGGGAACCACCCCTGTCACGGCCCGGGAGCACACCACCCGGCTGCCACCGGATCAGGACCGGCGTTCCTGCGGGAGCCTGCTGATCAAGAGGGCGAGCGTGACACCACAACAGAACGACGGCATGTTCACGGTCAATCTGGTCCCGGAGATCGATGGACCCAAGCCACCGGTCGATCTCGCCTGGAGCGATCTGCGGAACTGTGTGACCTTCCCGAACCAGAAGACGCTGCGCCACCAGTTCGACTGCCATGCCCTGGGCAACTTCACCAGCGACGATCCGGTCTGGAACCTGGAGTCCGACCGGGCGCCCAACGGGGACTGGTGGAACGACGTACGACAGCACAAGTGCAACTGGGGCAGCAGCGACGGCGGAGGATCGTCCCACTGA